A window from Drosophila miranda strain MSH22 chromosome Y unlocalized genomic scaffold, D.miranda_PacBio2.1 Contig_Y2_pilon, whole genome shotgun sequence encodes these proteins:
- the LOC117194204 gene encoding acylphosphatase-2-like: MLRSSDQIFACGFEIFGKVQGVRLRKQTRDLATMNHVRGWVMNTDEGTVKGQLEGTLPKVNELKFWLLNFGSPRSIIERAEFTPTKEIPALTFNGFTIRYHPSQIGQLDL, encoded by the coding sequence ATGCTAAGATCATCGGACCAGATCTTCGCCTGCGGCTTTGAGATCTTCGGCAAAGTGCAGGGCGTCCGCTTGCGCAAACAAACGCGCGATCTGGCCACAATGAACCATGTGCGCGGCTGGGTAATGAACACCGACGAGGGCACGGTCAAGGGCCAGCTGGAGGGCACCCTGCCCAAGGTCAACGAGCTTAAGTTCTGGCTCCTCAACTTTGGCAGTCCGCGGTCCATCATCGAGCGGGCCGAGTTTACGCCCACCAAGGAGATACCGGCCCTCACTTTTAACGGTTTTACCATACGCTACCACCCCAGTCAGATCGGGCAGCTTGATCTGTAG